The proteins below come from a single Mesobacillus jeotgali genomic window:
- a CDS encoding DUF3813 domain-containing protein — MGNRLFQEARKAVQLAKTAEPAEQSAAISTAKNALSSAYANTTMAEKEQLRSFQDELNSIEGK; from the coding sequence ATGGGAAACAGGCTTTTTCAGGAAGCAAGGAAGGCTGTCCAATTAGCTAAAACTGCGGAGCCTGCGGAACAGTCTGCAGCCATCAGCACTGCAAAAAATGCTCTTTCTTCAGCCTATGCCAACACGACAATGGCTGAAAAGGAGCAGCTTCGGTCATTTCAGGACGAGCTGAATTCAATTGAAGGCAAGTAA
- a CDS encoding TIGR04053 family radical SAM/SPASM domain-containing protein: MMFDRDFNKDPFIVIWELTRACQLKCLHCRAEAQYRRDPRELSFEEGKALIDQIYEMNNPMLVFTGGDPLMREDVFDIAEYAVKKGVRVSMTPSATPNVTKEAIEKAKSVGLSRWAFSIDGPTAEVHDHFRGTAGSFDLTMERIKYLHELEIPIQINTVISRYNIEYLDEMAKMVEDLDCVLWSVFFLVPTGRGQEKDMISPVEHEKVFTWLYDLSKRVKFDIKTTAAQHYRRVVIQQKMREAKDHTEEIDYLTALTKEGLTGSIDGLGRAPKGVNDGNGFVFISHVGDVYPSGLLPVKAGNVREQPLADIYRDSPVFKSLRNPDEYKGKCGVCEFRHVCGGSRSRAYAMTGDYLESEPFCVYIPKALRKQKQES; this comes from the coding sequence ATGATGTTCGATAGAGATTTTAACAAAGACCCATTCATTGTGATTTGGGAACTAACCAGAGCCTGCCAATTAAAATGCCTGCACTGTCGTGCGGAAGCACAATATAGAAGAGATCCGCGTGAATTGTCCTTTGAAGAAGGTAAAGCGCTGATTGACCAAATATATGAGATGAATAATCCGATGCTTGTGTTCACGGGTGGAGACCCATTGATGAGGGAAGACGTTTTTGATATCGCCGAATATGCGGTGAAAAAAGGTGTGCGTGTTTCAATGACACCAAGTGCGACACCTAATGTGACGAAAGAAGCGATTGAAAAGGCGAAGTCAGTTGGATTGTCCCGCTGGGCTTTCAGCATTGACGGACCAACAGCTGAAGTCCATGATCACTTCAGGGGAACAGCAGGTTCTTTTGATTTAACGATGGAAAGAATCAAGTACTTGCATGAACTGGAAATCCCGATTCAAATCAATACTGTCATTTCACGGTATAATATTGAGTATTTGGATGAAATGGCTAAGATGGTCGAAGATTTGGATTGTGTACTTTGGAGTGTGTTTTTCCTAGTTCCGACAGGACGCGGACAGGAAAAGGACATGATCTCTCCGGTGGAGCATGAGAAAGTCTTCACCTGGCTGTATGATCTAAGCAAAAGGGTTAAGTTTGACATTAAAACAACAGCTGCACAGCATTATCGCCGGGTTGTCATCCAGCAAAAAATGCGCGAAGCAAAGGATCATACAGAAGAAATTGATTATTTGACTGCACTGACAAAGGAAGGGTTGACTGGCTCTATCGACGGCCTTGGCCGTGCGCCAAAAGGTGTCAATGATGGCAATGGTTTTGTCTTCATTTCCCACGTAGGAGATGTATACCCAAGCGGACTGCTGCCTGTAAAAGCAGGGAACGTAAGGGAACAACCCCTTGCAGATATTTACAGGGATTCTCCAGTCTTCAAATCATTAAGGAATCCTGATGAGTACAAAGGAAAATGCGGAGTGTGCGAATTCAGGCATGTATGCGGGGGGTCTCGTTCAAGAGCATACGCCATGACCGGTGATTACCTGGAGAGCGAGCCATTCTGCGTTTACATCCCTAAAGCGTTGAGAAAGCAAAAACAGGAGAGCTGA
- a CDS encoding Cof-type HAD-IIB family hydrolase, translating to MAEKHLIALDLDGTLLTDDKTISEKNKHVIKKAREAGHVVMIATGRPFRSSEMYYHELALDTPIVNFNGAFIHHPLDNSWGVHHSPLSIDVAKDIVEALDDFKFHNIIAEVIDDVYVHYHDEKLMDIFNMGNPNITTGDLRRYLKASPTSMLIHSDEEDVRKIRQHLSDVHAEVIDHRSWAAPFHVVEIVKSGLNKAVGLKKASDYFQIPAARIIAFGDEDNDLEMLEYAGRGIAMGNAVDEVKNIANDMTLTNEEDGIGVYLNDLLNLKAL from the coding sequence ATGGCTGAAAAACATTTAATTGCATTAGATCTTGACGGAACATTATTAACAGATGATAAAACAATTTCCGAAAAAAACAAGCACGTGATTAAAAAAGCGCGGGAAGCAGGACATGTTGTCATGATCGCAACGGGAAGACCATTCCGATCCAGCGAGATGTATTACCATGAGCTTGCACTTGATACGCCAATTGTTAATTTTAATGGCGCATTCATCCATCACCCGCTCGATAACAGCTGGGGAGTCCATCATTCTCCGCTTTCAATCGATGTGGCCAAAGATATTGTAGAGGCACTTGATGATTTTAAATTCCACAATATCATTGCCGAAGTAATTGACGATGTATATGTCCACTATCACGATGAAAAACTAATGGACATATTTAATATGGGTAATCCAAACATCACTACAGGTGATTTGAGAAGGTACTTAAAGGCCTCACCAACTTCCATGCTAATTCACTCTGACGAAGAGGACGTCCGTAAAATCCGTCAACACTTGTCAGATGTCCATGCCGAAGTGATCGACCACAGAAGCTGGGCTGCTCCGTTCCACGTCGTTGAAATCGTTAAGAGCGGTTTAAACAAAGCAGTGGGCTTAAAGAAAGCATCTGATTATTTCCAAATCCCTGCCGCGCGAATCATTGCTTTTGGTGATGAGGACAACGATTTAGAAATGCTTGAATACGCAGGCCGCGGAATCGCCATGGGCAATGCCGTTGACGAGGTCAAGAACATCGCGAACGACATGACATTAACAAACGAAGAAGACGGCATTGGCGTCTATTTGAACGATTTGCTGAATTTGAAAGCTCTATAA
- a CDS encoding BsuPI-related putative proteinase inhibitor, whose product MRKLSLMIILLLMAVAPALAIGEEKQSPVNLEYSFYIDPIAGPEKAEFEIVLQNQGSTEITFEFPTSQKYEITVVDGKNQKVYQYSDGKSFAQVFETLTLKPQEKMKWVEDWDYFSAGKRVQEGEYSVTAQLKATSVNGKPVGDKKLLTDTKTMYIPGENPVFKSVVSEGGKGIYKIMGEARPLNRKFYYTVEDGHNQLIAETVLVPGAKYPQWKPFTLDVSIPESKLPQNGSLILNLYERSKDGEIIHTYPVLLERFNPNN is encoded by the coding sequence ATGAGGAAGCTCAGTTTGATGATCATTTTACTTTTAATGGCGGTGGCACCTGCCCTGGCAATAGGGGAAGAAAAGCAGTCACCAGTAAATCTCGAATACAGTTTTTACATAGACCCCATAGCTGGTCCAGAAAAAGCTGAATTTGAGATTGTCCTGCAAAACCAGGGCAGTACAGAGATAACGTTTGAATTCCCAACCTCTCAAAAATACGAAATTACGGTCGTGGACGGAAAGAATCAGAAGGTCTATCAATATTCAGATGGAAAGTCTTTTGCACAGGTTTTTGAAACATTGACTTTGAAACCGCAGGAAAAAATGAAATGGGTGGAAGACTGGGATTACTTCAGTGCAGGTAAAAGAGTCCAAGAAGGAGAATACAGTGTAACTGCACAGTTAAAAGCAACCAGCGTCAACGGCAAGCCGGTTGGGGATAAAAAGCTGCTTACAGATACAAAGACAATGTATATTCCTGGGGAGAATCCCGTTTTTAAAAGCGTTGTTTCAGAGGGCGGCAAGGGGATTTATAAAATAATGGGTGAGGCCAGGCCACTCAATAGGAAGTTCTATTACACAGTTGAAGATGGTCATAACCAGCTGATTGCCGAAACAGTACTTGTCCCTGGTGCAAAATATCCGCAATGGAAGCCTTTCACACTGGACGTTTCCATACCTGAAAGCAAGCTTCCGCAAAATGGATCCCTTATTCTCAATTTGTATGAACGCAGCAAGGACGGCGAAATCATCCATACGTATCCAGTGCTGCTCGAAAGATTTAATCCAAATAACTAA
- a CDS encoding DegV family protein, whose product MSVKIMADSACDLPLSFYEENDAILFPLKVHINDTEYEDLRTIQPKQVYDQIRAGNLPKTSQASPAGFKEVFTELAENKQDGIYIAFSSQLSGTYQTAVMIAEQVKEDYPDFNLSIIDTKCASLGQGLVVMEAARMAKENFSKDEIVEAVQFLSEHMEHLFTVDDLDHLAKGGRVSKASAFVGGLLNIKPLLNVEDGKLVPIEKIRGKKKLLRRIIEVMKERGVEFENQVVGISHADDLETATEMKNMILEELNAKNVFITSIGAAVGSHTGPGTIAIFFLNKLSS is encoded by the coding sequence ATGTCAGTAAAAATCATGGCTGACAGTGCATGTGATTTGCCATTGAGTTTTTATGAAGAAAATGATGCAATACTATTCCCGTTGAAGGTCCATATTAATGACACTGAATATGAGGACCTGCGAACGATCCAGCCAAAGCAAGTGTACGATCAAATCCGCGCTGGCAACCTTCCGAAAACCTCACAGGCTTCTCCTGCTGGTTTTAAAGAAGTTTTTACGGAATTGGCCGAGAACAAACAGGATGGAATATACATAGCTTTCTCTTCACAATTGTCAGGAACATATCAGACAGCCGTCATGATTGCCGAGCAGGTCAAGGAGGACTATCCCGACTTTAATTTATCAATCATTGATACAAAATGTGCCTCACTTGGACAAGGGCTGGTTGTCATGGAAGCAGCACGGATGGCGAAGGAGAATTTTTCAAAGGATGAAATCGTTGAAGCTGTCCAATTCCTAAGCGAGCATATGGAGCATTTATTTACTGTTGATGACCTTGACCATCTTGCAAAAGGCGGACGCGTATCCAAAGCTTCAGCTTTTGTCGGGGGCCTGTTGAATATCAAGCCGCTGCTTAATGTGGAAGATGGGAAATTGGTTCCGATTGAAAAAATCCGCGGAAAGAAAAAGCTTCTTCGCAGGATCATTGAAGTCATGAAGGAACGCGGTGTTGAATTTGAAAACCAAGTCGTCGGCATCAGCCATGCGGATGATTTAGAAACAGCCACCGAGATGAAGAATATGATTCTTGAAGAGCTAAATGCAAAGAATGTTTTCATCACTTCGATTGGTGCAGCGGTCGGTTCCCATACAGGGCCAGGTACGATTGCTATTTTCTTCTTAAATAAACTGTCTTCATAA
- a CDS encoding Crp/Fnr family transcriptional regulator yields MPNTTKATHSIEIKELLQFADRTIQVQKGSYLFQEGMEAEELYLILGGKVQISKVTQDGRELALRICGENDICGELTLFTDAPKYLLSALVLEDAKIAAIRKDVIEKEIFHNPSLAFEFMKWMSDHFRKTQTKFRDLVLNGKKGALFSTLIRMTNSYGVQKDTGILIDLPLTNQELANFCGTSRESTNRILNDLKREGIISIKKGKILVHDVDYLRQEIGCENCPAVFCSID; encoded by the coding sequence ATGCCAAACACAACTAAAGCAACTCATTCAATTGAAATTAAAGAATTACTCCAGTTTGCCGACCGTACTATCCAAGTGCAAAAAGGATCGTACCTGTTCCAGGAAGGCATGGAGGCAGAAGAGCTTTATTTGATCCTGGGCGGCAAGGTCCAAATCAGCAAAGTCACTCAGGATGGCCGCGAGCTTGCCTTAAGAATTTGCGGAGAAAATGATATTTGCGGAGAGTTGACACTTTTTACTGATGCACCTAAGTATCTCTTAAGTGCGCTGGTCCTCGAAGATGCGAAAATCGCAGCCATCAGAAAAGATGTGATCGAAAAGGAGATTTTCCACAATCCATCACTTGCTTTTGAATTCATGAAGTGGATGAGCGATCATTTCCGTAAAACGCAGACTAAATTCCGCGACCTGGTTCTTAACGGGAAAAAAGGTGCATTATTCTCTACCTTGATCCGAATGACAAACAGCTATGGTGTCCAGAAAGATACCGGCATTTTGATCGACCTGCCACTGACTAACCAGGAGCTGGCCAATTTCTGCGGAACTTCACGCGAAAGTACAAACCGGATCTTGAACGACCTGAAGCGAGAAGGAATCATTTCAATTAAAAAAGGGAAAATCCTCGTACATGATGTAGATTATTTACGCCAGGAAATAGGCTGTGAAAACTGCCCGGCAGTCTTTTGTTCAATTGATTAA
- the yjfP gene encoding esterase produces the protein MIVVEKKTIQHIPVLHIVKQKQFKEKMPLIVFFHGFTSTKERNMHYAYLFAEKGFRVIMPEAKYHGTRSEGFSEAELSYRFWDIVITSIEELSTIKQELVEEDLVDPSRIGVAGTSMGGITTLGALAKYEWIKGGVSLMGNPSFEQFALWQLNEMEKRNVQIGLSQEQISDLLNQLKQYDLSLRPEKLNQRPLLFWHGKLDPVVPYQAAYHFYEQNRKSYEGTEGKFEFITDENAGHNVSNSGVEATANWFEKHI, from the coding sequence TTGATTGTAGTCGAAAAGAAAACCATTCAACATATTCCCGTTCTCCACATCGTAAAACAAAAGCAATTTAAGGAGAAGATGCCTTTGATTGTTTTTTTTCATGGGTTTACGAGCACGAAGGAACGAAACATGCATTATGCTTATCTTTTTGCCGAAAAAGGATTCAGGGTCATCATGCCTGAGGCGAAATATCATGGAACACGCAGCGAAGGTTTTTCAGAGGCTGAGCTGAGTTATCGCTTTTGGGATATTGTCATCACTTCAATCGAGGAGCTTTCGACGATCAAGCAAGAGTTGGTTGAAGAAGACCTGGTGGATCCATCTAGGATTGGGGTTGCCGGAACATCTATGGGCGGCATTACGACACTTGGCGCATTGGCAAAGTACGAGTGGATTAAAGGTGGTGTCAGCTTGATGGGAAATCCATCATTTGAGCAGTTCGCGTTATGGCAACTGAACGAAATGGAAAAAAGGAATGTTCAGATTGGGCTATCACAAGAACAAATATCAGATTTGCTGAATCAGCTTAAACAGTACGACCTGAGCCTGCGGCCTGAAAAATTGAACCAACGTCCATTGCTATTCTGGCACGGAAAATTAGATCCGGTTGTCCCATATCAAGCTGCTTATCATTTTTATGAGCAAAACAGGAAAAGCTATGAGGGAACAGAAGGGAAGTTTGAATTCATTACAGACGAAAATGCAGGACATAATGTGTCAAATTCAGGTGTGGAGGCAACGGCAAATTGGTTTGAAAAACATATTTGA
- the cls gene encoding cardiolipin synthase encodes MLKRRLEFLFVFILMACVYIVFFTDYSQTFKISAILIYAVIIFISMYSLMLENRSAQHTLMWMYVMLLFPVGGYFFYLFSGQLYLKGYLYKSKRTRDRDQWEKLMRKEESRDLSFLIENQQCFAKYAKNATLTPITTASRAKILKNGDETFSEIKEKLRKAKKFIHMEYYIFRSDRLGREIIDILIEKARQGVEVLFIFDAAGSMKISATDLKDMQEAGIKAAPFSPLKYGFFNQKFNFRNHRKIVIIDGEIGFVGGLNVGVEYLGEDEKIGFWRDTHMMLTGEAVYTLHNVFLLDWEYVSGESVLEDHRAVKKPHEDDELDGAIQVVPSGPDTQQGIMSDFYYTMMSCATKSIWIATPYFVPDEAIRTALKVAAAKGIEVRIMVPEINDSYLTQYASRSYYSELLRNGAEIYSYKKGFLHQKVIIVDGNIASVGTANMDMRSFHLNFEVNVFLFGTSSIRDLVAHYEEDLEESEKISPVQYHKRGLWERTKESFARLFSGAL; translated from the coding sequence ATGCTAAAAAGAAGACTGGAATTTTTATTTGTATTTATTTTAATGGCATGTGTCTATATTGTTTTTTTCACCGACTATAGCCAGACTTTCAAGATATCAGCCATACTGATCTATGCGGTGATCATATTTATCAGCATGTATTCATTAATGCTTGAAAACCGTTCGGCCCAGCACACGCTGATGTGGATGTATGTCATGCTGCTTTTTCCCGTGGGCGGTTATTTCTTCTATTTATTTTCGGGTCAGCTGTATTTGAAAGGTTATTTATATAAAAGCAAGCGTACGAGAGACCGTGATCAGTGGGAAAAACTGATGAGGAAGGAAGAGTCGAGAGACCTTTCTTTTTTAATCGAAAATCAGCAATGCTTCGCAAAGTATGCAAAAAATGCTACCCTGACCCCAATTACGACAGCTTCCAGGGCCAAAATATTGAAAAATGGTGATGAGACGTTTTCCGAGATTAAGGAAAAGCTGCGTAAAGCAAAAAAGTTCATTCATATGGAATATTATATCTTCAGATCTGACCGGCTTGGCAGAGAAATTATTGATATCCTTATTGAAAAAGCAAGGCAGGGAGTCGAGGTTCTGTTTATTTTCGATGCTGCTGGAAGCATGAAAATTTCGGCAACAGATTTAAAGGATATGCAGGAAGCAGGCATTAAAGCGGCTCCTTTTTCACCGCTGAAGTACGGTTTCTTCAATCAGAAATTCAATTTTCGCAATCACAGGAAAATCGTCATAATTGATGGTGAAATCGGATTTGTCGGTGGTTTGAATGTTGGAGTCGAATACCTGGGTGAAGATGAAAAAATCGGTTTCTGGCGTGATACTCATATGATGCTGACAGGAGAGGCTGTATATACCCTTCACAATGTCTTCTTGCTGGATTGGGAATATGTAAGCGGGGAGAGTGTCCTGGAGGATCATCGCGCAGTGAAAAAGCCTCATGAAGATGATGAACTTGATGGTGCGATCCAGGTCGTACCAAGCGGACCGGACACGCAGCAGGGAATCATGAGTGATTTTTACTATACGATGATGTCCTGTGCCACTAAGTCAATTTGGATCGCTACACCTTATTTTGTCCCTGATGAAGCAATCCGGACTGCATTGAAGGTAGCAGCAGCAAAGGGAATTGAAGTCAGGATCATGGTTCCGGAGATCAATGACAGCTATCTGACGCAATATGCGAGCCGTTCCTACTATTCAGAGCTATTGCGGAACGGAGCTGAAATCTACTCTTACAAAAAAGGCTTTTTACATCAGAAGGTCATCATCGTCGACGGAAATATCGCTTCGGTTGGGACTGCCAATATGGACATGAGGAGTTTCCATCTGAATTTTGAAGTCAATGTGTTCTTGTTTGGTACAAGCTCGATCAGGGACCTTGTGGCCCATTATGAAGAGGACCTTGAAGAGTCAGAGAAAATCAGTCCTGTCCAATATCATAAGCGCGGACTATGGGAACGGACGAAAGAATCCTTCGCGCGGCTGTTCTCCGGGGCATTATAA
- a CDS encoding nitrate/nitrite transporter has translation MTKKIQLPLQTLSLVAGFMVWVILSALMPFIKEDILLSANQVAMATAIPVVLGSVLRIPIGFWTNKYGARKLFFTSFLFLLFPVYFISIADSYTDLLIGGLFVGIGGAIFSVGVTSLPKYYHRERHGFVNGIYGVGNLGTALTTFTAPVIAAQFGWQTTVKFFMFLLILFALLNFFLGDKKEPKVVTPLGEQIKSVYKNQKLWALCLFYFLTFGSFVAFTIYLPNFLVSHFGLDKVDAGLRTAGFIALATFFRPIGGWLGDKFNSFVILMVVFAGMTISGILLSFTPSLTLYTIGCLTVAISAGIGNGTIFKLVPLYFSKQAGIVNGIVSAMGGLGGFFPPLMLAFLFNLTGHYAIGFMALSQVALASLIIVIWMYYQDKLSLAKNIIDHTAEGIMITDVKGTIEKVNPAFTTVTGYSAEEVIGENPRLLQSGKHGADFYREMWKSVKDNGFWQGEIWNKKKNGTIYPEWLTISPVKNEAGEIKNFVGMFSELTVKNE, from the coding sequence ATCACAAAAAAAATTCAATTACCGCTTCAAACGTTGAGTCTTGTCGCCGGATTTATGGTATGGGTGATTTTATCTGCATTAATGCCGTTCATTAAAGAGGATATTCTGCTTTCTGCGAACCAGGTTGCAATGGCCACGGCCATTCCCGTCGTCCTCGGTTCTGTCCTGAGAATTCCAATTGGATTCTGGACTAACAAATATGGAGCGAGAAAACTGTTTTTTACTAGCTTTTTATTCCTTCTGTTTCCGGTTTATTTCATAAGTATCGCTGATTCCTATACAGATTTATTGATTGGAGGCTTGTTTGTCGGAATCGGGGGAGCCATTTTCTCTGTAGGCGTAACCTCACTGCCGAAATACTATCATAGAGAACGACATGGTTTCGTGAATGGTATATATGGAGTAGGAAACCTGGGAACTGCTCTTACAACTTTTACTGCACCCGTTATTGCAGCTCAGTTCGGGTGGCAGACAACAGTCAAGTTTTTCATGTTCTTGCTGATCCTTTTTGCGTTACTGAACTTTTTCCTCGGTGATAAAAAAGAACCTAAAGTTGTGACTCCTCTGGGTGAGCAAATCAAAAGCGTTTACAAAAATCAGAAGCTTTGGGCACTGTGCTTATTTTACTTCTTAACTTTTGGTTCATTTGTAGCCTTCACGATCTATTTGCCAAACTTTCTTGTGTCTCATTTTGGGCTTGATAAAGTAGATGCTGGGTTAAGGACTGCAGGTTTCATTGCGCTGGCAACATTTTTCAGGCCGATTGGGGGCTGGCTGGGTGATAAATTCAATTCATTTGTCATATTGATGGTTGTGTTTGCTGGAATGACCATATCAGGCATCCTGCTTTCATTTACGCCATCGTTGACACTATATACGATTGGCTGTCTCACAGTCGCAATCAGTGCCGGCATCGGGAATGGAACTATTTTCAAGCTTGTACCGCTTTATTTTTCAAAGCAAGCCGGGATCGTCAACGGAATCGTTTCAGCAATGGGAGGATTAGGAGGTTTTTTCCCGCCGCTAATGCTGGCATTCCTATTCAACCTTACCGGACATTACGCAATAGGTTTCATGGCTTTATCACAAGTTGCCCTGGCAAGTTTGATCATTGTGATCTGGATGTACTATCAGGATAAATTAAGTCTAGCTAAAAATATCATCGACCACACAGCAGAGGGAATCATGATTACAGATGTAAAGGGAACGATCGAAAAAGTAAATCCAGCCTTCACGACTGTAACAGGCTATAGTGCAGAGGAAGTCATTGGGGAAAACCCTCGCCTCCTGCAATCCGGTAAGCATGGGGCAGACTTTTACAGGGAGATGTGGAAATCCGTAAAAGACAATGGATTCTGGCAGGGGGAGATCTGGAACAAGAAGAAAAACGGTACAATTTATCCTGAATGGCTAACAATCAGCCCTGTGAAAAATGAAGCAGGTGAAATTAAGAACTTTGTCGGCATGTTCAGTGAATTGACCGTGAAAAACGAATAA
- a CDS encoding metal-sulfur cluster assembly factor, with protein sequence MDEELKDSIMGALEMVVDPELGVDIVNLGLVYDVDLNEEGLATVTMTLTSMGCPLAGTIVEQVKLALADLPEVKDTEVNIVFNPPWSKDMMSRYAKIALGVRD encoded by the coding sequence ATGGATGAAGAATTAAAAGATAGCATTATGGGTGCGCTTGAGATGGTCGTTGACCCTGAACTTGGCGTCGATATCGTTAATTTAGGGCTTGTATATGATGTGGATTTGAACGAGGAAGGACTTGCGACAGTGACAATGACGTTGACGTCTATGGGCTGCCCGCTTGCAGGCACGATCGTTGAGCAGGTAAAACTGGCTCTTGCCGATCTTCCAGAAGTTAAAGATACTGAAGTAAATATCGTTTTCAACCCGCCATGGTCGAAAGACATGATGTCCCGTTATGCAAAAATTGCCCTAGGCGTGAGGGATTAA
- a CDS encoding YitT family protein, whose protein sequence is MVWLETKKIIIVVIGAFLNALSLNFFLIPANVYASGFTGIAQLVSSILGAFAPFNISTGILLLLLNIPVTILGWMKVGKSFTFYSFISVLLSSFFLEIIPVKEVSGDILLNAVFGGVIAAIGVGLTLKWGASTGGMDIIAMVLSRMNDRPVGTYFFTLNGIIIMTAGFVFGWENALYTLVALYVSTRVIDAIHTRHEKLTAMIVTKKSDELKKAIHDKLVRGITLLPAKGAFSGEQKEMLIIVVTRYELYDLEHIIKEVDPHAFTNIVETAGIFGFFRRE, encoded by the coding sequence ATGGTCTGGTTGGAAACAAAAAAAATCATCATCGTGGTGATTGGAGCGTTCCTGAATGCTCTGTCACTGAATTTCTTTTTAATTCCGGCAAATGTTTATGCCAGCGGCTTTACCGGGATCGCGCAGCTCGTATCGAGCATACTTGGAGCATTCGCGCCATTTAATATTTCTACCGGTATTCTTCTATTATTATTGAATATTCCGGTAACCATTCTTGGTTGGATGAAAGTAGGAAAATCTTTTACATTTTACAGTTTTATCTCCGTACTGCTCTCATCATTCTTTCTTGAGATCATTCCGGTAAAAGAAGTTTCGGGCGATATCCTGCTGAATGCCGTTTTTGGGGGAGTCATCGCTGCGATCGGAGTGGGACTGACCTTAAAATGGGGGGCTTCCACAGGCGGAATGGATATCATTGCAATGGTGCTGTCTCGAATGAATGATCGCCCGGTTGGTACATATTTCTTTACCTTGAATGGCATCATTATAATGACAGCGGGCTTTGTATTTGGCTGGGAAAACGCTCTTTATACTCTAGTGGCTCTTTATGTTTCCACCCGGGTGATTGATGCGATTCATACACGCCATGAAAAATTGACGGCGATGATTGTCACGAAAAAATCGGATGAACTAAAAAAGGCCATCCATGACAAACTTGTACGCGGTATCACGCTGCTGCCCGCCAAGGGAGCTTTTTCAGGTGAACAGAAGGAAATGCTCATCATTGTCGTAACAAGGTATGAATTGTATGACCTGGAACACATTATCAAGGAAGTGGATCCACATGCATTTACCAATATTGTTGAGACAGCAGGGATCTTCGGCTTTTTCCGAAGGGAGTAA
- the moaA gene encoding GTP 3',8-cyclase MoaA — MVKSIIKDQLNRPLRDLRISVIDRCNFRCQYCMPAEIFGPDFAFLPKSELLSYEEIERVAKLFIELGVEKIRLTGGEPLMRKDLPILVRMLNEIEGLKDIALTTNGVMLPKYAEELRAAGLKRVNISLDSLKDELFGEINGRNVGVGPVLKGIESAKKAGLGVKINMVIKKGLNDSEILPMAEFCKKEGLELRYIEYMDVGSTNGWKMDDVITKKQIHDLLSQHYELEPVDPEYFGEVAKKYRYKGTDIHVGFISSVSESFCSSCTRSRLSANGQIFTCLFNGNGHDIRDFMRAGATDDELRTRITDVWNHRTDRYSDERTAETVANRKKIEMSYIGG, encoded by the coding sequence ATGGTAAAAAGCATAATAAAAGACCAATTAAATAGACCGCTCCGCGATTTGCGTATTTCTGTTATAGATCGATGTAATTTTCGCTGTCAGTATTGTATGCCTGCCGAGATATTTGGCCCTGACTTCGCTTTTCTTCCCAAAAGCGAGTTATTGTCATATGAAGAAATTGAACGTGTAGCCAAGTTATTCATAGAGCTTGGGGTGGAAAAGATCAGGCTTACAGGCGGAGAGCCGTTAATGCGTAAGGATTTGCCGATTCTCGTCAGGATGCTGAATGAGATCGAAGGATTGAAGGATATTGCTTTAACCACCAACGGCGTAATGCTGCCGAAGTATGCCGAGGAGCTGCGTGCTGCCGGCCTGAAGCGGGTAAATATCAGTCTGGACAGTTTAAAAGATGAATTGTTTGGCGAAATTAATGGCCGGAATGTTGGTGTCGGGCCGGTATTAAAAGGAATTGAATCAGCGAAGAAAGCTGGCCTGGGCGTTAAGATCAATATGGTCATTAAAAAGGGACTCAATGATTCTGAGATTCTTCCAATGGCCGAATTCTGCAAAAAAGAAGGCCTTGAGCTTCGCTACATTGAATACATGGATGTGGGCAGCACGAACGGCTGGAAAATGGATGATGTCATCACCAAGAAGCAGATCCATGACCTTCTAAGTCAGCATTATGAATTAGAGCCTGTTGATCCTGAGTATTTCGGTGAAGTGGCTAAAAAATACCGTTATAAAGGTACTGATATTCATGTCGGCTTTATTTCATCGGTATCAGAGTCATTTTGTTCAAGCTGTACAAGGTCACGATTGTCAGCGAACGGCCAGATATTCACATGCCTGTTCAATGGCAATGGGCATGATATCCGCGACTTCATGCGCGCCGGTGCTACAGATGATGAACTCCGAACCCGAATTACGGACGTCTGGAATCACAGAACGGACCGCTATTCAGATGAACGAACAGCTGAAACAGTGGCGAACAGAAAGAAAATCGAAATGTCCTATATTGGCGGCTAA